A genomic stretch from Neodiprion fabricii isolate iyNeoFabr1 chromosome 3, iyNeoFabr1.1, whole genome shotgun sequence includes:
- the LOC124178714 gene encoding probable ATP-dependent RNA helicase DDX43 gives MSALDEWNSNEQSNTENIRTQNYVRDGSGPSTSHDNGTWRNNNGARPKGNRGRDRGPKTEWKNKNTTKSRGLEILIDSTKVGKLIGRGGCKIKELQDQSGTKINVGKPVDYINTPVTLIGSPEAQEKAKALIDELLTDKPPPSLPPKVSSHSNADNNDEFLNFDWSKASRDYEEFRKEKWAKCPPLIKNFYHEDPVVANMSKGKASYIRKINNNISVSKVFEDIDENGQEGSDDLTIPNPIETFEQAFQDYPEILEEIRRQGFVKPSPIQCQAWPILLSGKDLIGIAQTGTGKTLAFLLPALIHIEGQTVPRLERSGPNILIIAPTRELALQIEQEVRKYEYRGIKAVCVYGGGCRKDQVDTIVRGVEIIIATPGRLNDLVHSGHVDVASITYLVLDEADRMLDLGFEPQIRKVLLDIRPDRQTIMTSATWPLGVRRLAQSYMKNPLQVCVGSLDLAAVHSVMQTVLVVDESEKPEMLNDFFLNMGPEDKVIVFIGKKCRVDDLASDLALQGILSQSIHGGREQCDREQALDDIKSGEVRILLATDVASRGIDIDDITHVFNYDFPRDIEEYVHRVGRTGRAGKTGQSITLMTRSDWSHAKKLIEILEEANQDVPDEVQRMAKRHFAWKERRAQEKQRERSDAGSSRSGGGRRNGGQ, from the exons ATGTC AGCCCTCGATGAGTGGAACAGCAATGAGCAGAGTAATACGGAGAATATACGTACGCAGAATTATGTACGAGATGGAAGCGGACCCTCCACAAGCCATG ATAATGGAACCTGGAGAAATAACAATGGTGCTCGACCTAAGGGAAACCGTGGAAGGGATCGCGGACCTAAAACAGAatggaagaataaaaacactACAAAATCTCGAGGACTTGAGATATTGATAGATTCCACAAAAGTTGGCAAACTTATTGGCAGAGGAGGTTGCAAAATTAAGGAGTTGCAAGACCAGAGTGGTACTAAGATAAAT GTTGGTAAACCAGTGGACTATATAAATACACCAGTGACTTTGATTGGCTCTCCGGAAGCACAAGAAAAGGCTAAAGCATTGATTGATGAATTATTAACTGACAAACCACCGCCATCACTGCCACCAAAAGTTAGTTCTCATTCCAACGCTGACaataatgatgaatttttaaacttcgACTGGTCCAAAGCCAGTAGAGACTAC GAGGAGTTCCGCAAAGAAAAATGGGCTAAATGTCCACCgctcattaaaaatttctaccaCGAAGACCCAGTCGTGGCAAATATGTCAAAAGGGAAAGCGTCTTATATTcggaaaataaacaacaacaTTTCCGTTAGTAAAGTTTTTGAAGATATTGACGAAAATGGTCAGGAAGGCAGTGATGACCTAACAATACCAAATCCCATCGAAACATTCGAACAAGCATTTCAG GATTACCCAGAAATCTTGGAAGAGATACGAAGGCAAGGATTTGTAAAACCAAGTCCCATACAATGTCAAGCATGGCCTATCCTTTTAAGTGGCAAGGATCTTATAGGAATTGCTCAGACTGGCACAG gTAAAACACTTGCGTTTTTATTGCCAGCGCTAATACACATCGAGGGACAGACTGTTCCACGATTAGAACGCAGTGGACCGAACATTCTTATAATTGCTCCAACAAGAGAATTAGCTCTGCAAATTGAGCAAGAAGTGCGAAAGTACGAATATCGGGGAATAAAGGC AGTGTGTGTGTACGGAGGTGGATGTCGGAAGGATCAGGTCGATACAATAGTTCGTggagttgaaataattatcgcAACACCTGGAAGATTAAATGACTTGGTGCACTCTGGGCATGTGGATGTAGCATCCATCACTTATCTCGTACTTGATGAAGCTGACCGCATGCTTGACTTAGGCTTTGAACCGCAAATTAGAAAAGTTCTGTTAGACATCCGTCCTGATCGTCAAACTATTATGACTAG TGCAACTTGGCCACTTGGAGTCAGACGCCTTGCCCAATCTTACATGAAAAACCCGCTCCAAGTTTGTGTTGGATCGCTAGATTTAGCAGCTGTGCATTCTGTAATGCAAACGGTTCTTGTAGTAGACGAGAGCGAGAAACCAGAAATG ttaaatgattttttcctcaatatGGGCCCTGAGGACAAAGTAATTGTTTTTATCGGGAAGAAGTGTCGTGTTGATGATTTAGCTAGTGATTTGGCACTGCAAGGTATCCTCAGTCAAAGTATACATGGTGGCCGTGAGCAGTGCGATAGAGAGCAGGCGCTTGATGATATCAAATCCGGCGAGGTTCGAATTCTACTTGCGACTGACGTTGCCAGCCGTGGTATAGACATCGACGACATAAC GCACGTATTCAACTATGATTTTCCACGCGATATAGAGGAATATGTTCATAGAGTCGGTAGGACTGGAAGGGCAGGGAAAACAGGACAAAGTATTACTTTAATGACCCGAAGTGATTGGTCACACGCTAAAAAACTTATTGAAATCCTTGAGGAAGCTAATCAG gATGTACCTGATGAAGTGCAGAGAATGGCTAAGCGGCACTTCGCATGGAAAGAAAGACGGGCACAGGAGAAGCAGCGTGAGCGCTCCGATGCTGGTAGTAGTCGCAGCGGTGGGGGCAGACGTAACGGCGGTCAATGA